GTGCGGCGGTCCTTCGCGTTCCAGCACGCCTTGTGCCAGTGCCGCCGGTCGTCCACCCCGCCGCCGTACTGGGGCCAGGCCACCACGTGCGGGACGCCGGACGGGATCTCCTGGTCACAGCCGGGGCACCGGTAGCGCTTCCCCGCCGCGCTCGCGCCCGCCACGTTCCGCACGGACCAGTCCTCGCCGTGCCACGACTCCGTCCGCTCGAAGCCGCCGTAGCGGCCGCCGTCACCGCCGCCGGTCTCGGGGGACTTCTCTCCGCCCCTCTTCTGGGGCCGGTTGCGGCGCGGGGACACGGAACACCTCACAGGGCGGGCGGGACAGGTTCCCGTCCAGCCTAAAGGCCCCGCGAAGGCCGCAACGACGGGGCGCCGGGCGCCCGGACGCCCGTGCGACACACCCCTCCCACGGGGGTGTTCAGCCGAAAATCGCAAGAACTCGGCGGGTGGCCGTTGCCTTTGGCACGTGTCAGGCGTTGTCGGCGGTGAAGGCGAGGAAGTGGCGTCGGCCGTCGAGGAGGCATGAGGCGATGCGCGTGGGAACCTTTGTGCTCGCGGCGCAGTTCCCCGGTCAGGGGCACAGCGAGGCGCTGCACCGCGCGGTGCGCTCGGCGGAGGTCGCCGAAGAGGCCGGCCTGGACGCGGTGTGGCTGGCGGAGCACCACTTCGTGCCGTACGGGGTGTGTCCCTCGGCGATCACGCTGGCGGCGCTGCTGCTGGGCCGGACGCGCCGCATCCGGGTCGGCACGGCGGTGAGCGTGCTGCCGACGGCCCATCCGGTCGCGCTCGGCGAGCAGGCGTCGCTGCTGCACATCACATCGGGCGGGCGGTTCACGCTCGGCGTGGGCCGGGGCGGCCCGTGGGTGGACCTGGAGGTGTTCGCGGCGGGGCTCAAGGCGTACGAGCGGCACTTCCCCGAGTCGCTGGACGTGCTGCTGCGCTGGCTGCGCCAGGACCGGGTCGGGGCGGACGGGGAACGGCACCGCTTCCGGGAGGTCCCGGTCGTGCCCCGCCCCGACGAGCTGATCGACGGGTCGTCCGCGCCGGAGACGATCCTCGCCTGCACGTCCGCCAGGAGCGTCCGGCTCGCCGCCGCGCACGGCCTGCCCATGCTGCTGGGCATGCACTGCGGCGACGACGACAAGGCGGAGATGACCGCCCTGTGGCGGAGCGAGGCCCTGGCCGCGGGGCACACCCCCGACGAGGTGGCGCGGATCGCCGAACGGCATGTGTCCGCCGGGGTCGTCCAGCTCGCCGACCACACGCAGGACGCGGTGGAGACGCTCCTGAAGGCCCTGCCCGGCTGGCTGCGCCACGGCCTGGACGCCCATGTCACGGTGGACGGGCGGCCCAGGGCCATGCGGGACCCGTACGCGTACACGGAGCTGCTGTGCCGCCTCCACCCGGTTGGTACGCCCCGGCTCGCGGCGGACCGGCTGGCGGCCACGGCCGAGCGGACCGGCATCCGGCGGTTCGCGCTGCTGGCGGAGGGGTCAGGCCAGCTCGCGGCGACGGAGGAGAACGTACGCAGGCTCGGCGCCGAGGTCCTGCCCCTGCTGCGGTGACCGCGGCTGCCGCCCCTGCACCCGTCGTGCCTCCCGAGCGAGGCGATGCGGAGCGGCAACACGTGTGCGAGTGTCAGCAGTCGCGCAGCACCGGCGACTGGTTCAGCAGCTGCGCCCGTACGGAGGTGAAGCGGGCCAGCCGCTCGTCGGCCGCCGGGTCCAGCGGGAACACCGCGACGCGGTGGCAGTTCTGGAAGGCCAGCCGCACGCCGAAGTGGCGCTCCAACGCCCCCCGTATCGCGTCGCTGGCCAGCGCGCGCAGCAGCTGCCCGCGCGCCTGCTCGTCCGGCGGAGGCGTCTGGTTGTCGGCGAAGGCGCCCCCGTCCGCCCTCAGCCGGGCCACCAGAGAATCGATCATCTCCCACGCGAAGGGCAGGGAGGTCCGGACGCAGTCGACGAAGGCCTCTTCGTCGACCTCGCCTCGCTCGGCCTGTTCCAACAGCGCCGGTGAGACGTCGAGCGACATGGGTTCTCCTCTCGCGACCCCGCCGGGAGCGGGGTCTTACGGGCAGGGAAGGAGGAGCCCCCGTACGCACACGCTGCGTGCACGAGTGACGACCTCCCGCTTCCACGGTAGGCGCGCTGCCCGGACCGCACCAGGAGATTGACCCACAACAGGCCAAGGAACCAGGGCCGTTTGGCACCGAATCGCGCGGAACCGCGTGTGTCGAGTAGCGTTGCGGACCATGCGTCTCGTCATCGCCCGCTGCTCCGTGGACTACGCGGGCCGGCTCACCGCCCACCTGCCCTCCGCTCCCCGTCTGATCCTGGTCAAGGCGGACGGCAGCGTCTCGATCCACGCCGACGACCGGGCCTACAAGCCCCTGAACTGGATGTCGCCGCCGTGCACCCTCAAAGAGGGCGAAGGCGACTCCTCGGGCGTCTGGACCGTCGTCAACAAGGCGGGCGAGAAACTGATCATCACGATGGAGGAGATCCTCCACGACTCGTCCCACGAACTGGGCGTCGATCCGGGCCTCATCAAGGACGGCGTGGAGGCGCACCTCCAGGAGCTGCTCGCCGACCGCATCGAGACGCTGGGCGAGGGGTACACGCTGATCCGCCGCGAGTACCCGACAGCGATCGGCCCGGTCGACATCCTGTGCCGGAACGGCGAGGGCGGCACGGTCGCCGTCGAGATCAAGCGGCGCGGCGAGATCGACGGCGTGGAGCAGCTCACCCGCTACCTGGAACTGCTCAACCGCGACCCGCACCTGGCGCCGGTCAAGGGCGTCTTCGCCGCGCAGGAGATCAAGCCGCAGGCGCGCGTCCTGGCGACGGACCGGGGCATCGACTGCGTGGTGCTGGACTACGACGCGCTGCGCGGCATCGAGGACGACAAGCTGCGGCTGTTCTGACGGTACGTCGGTTCCCCGCGTACGTGTACGTGTACGGCCCCGGGCGGGGGTTCCGCCCGGGGCCGTCGTGCTGTGCGGGACCGCCGTGCCGGGTCCGGGTCAGGCGACCGTACCGCTCGGCTGCGGGGCGCCCGAGGGCATGACGACGTCGCTGGCAGTGGCCGATGAACCGCCACTCGAGTCGTCTCCGCCGGACGAGGTGCCCGAGGTGCCTCCCGCGCCGCCGCCCGTCGTGGCCGGGTCCTCCGTGGGCGGGGTGGGGGGCGCCGTGTCCGACGGGCTGGGGCTGGTGCTCGTGGAGCCCGACGGGTCGGGGCTGCTGGAGCCGCCCGAGGACGGGGAGCCCGTGGTGCTCGGGGAGGTGGTGGTGCCGCCCGTGCTGGTGGAGCCGCCCGTGCTGGCGCTGCCGCCGCCGCTGGTCGTGGTGCCGGACGTGGTGTCGTCGTCGTCGGCCGTGGACGGGTCGGCGGCGGGGTCGGACGGGTCGTCGCCGCCCGTGGATCCGGAGGAGCCGGTCGTGCCGGGCTCGCGGGACGAGCTGGACCCGTCGCCCGTCGGCTCGCTGCCGGGGTCGCCCGTGCCGCCGCCGGACGTGCCGGTGGCGCCGTCCTCGTCGGGGGTCTCGTCGCCGAAGCCGCCGCCGGTGCCGTCGGCGTCCGTCGAGTGCTCGGTGACGACCCGGTCGCCGGTGGGGCCGGGGTCGCCGTCGCCGGAGGTCGCGCCGATGGTGACGACCGTGCCGAGGACCGCCGCGAGCACGGCGCCCGCCCCGGCCGCGACGAGGTTGCGCCGGGCGCCGCTGAGCATCAGGCCCCGCAGCCCCTTGTGCGCGGGCCGCTCCGCCTGCGGGTAGGCGTACTTGCCGCCGCCCGCGCCCGCGCCGGACGCGCCGTACGTCCGGTCGAAGTCCGCCGCGGCGGAGCTGGAGGGGGAACCGGCGCCCGCACCGGCCGTGGCGCCGAGCCCGAGGGCGGTCCCGGTGCCGAAGCCGGTTCCCGTGCCGGTGCCCGGGCCGGTCGCGGAGCCCGTACGGCTCCCGGTCCCGGCGGTGGAGCCGTACGCCCCGGAGCCCGTGTCGCTGTCCGCGCCGGAGGAGGAACCGCCCGGCGTGGAGGCGCCGAAAGCCGTGCCGCCCGGCGTGGAGGCGCCGAAAGCCGGGCCGCCCGGTCCGGTCCCCGCGCCCGTACCCGCGCCGAGTCCCGTACCCGCGCCCAGGCCGCCCGCCGCGCCCGGGCCCGTACCGGAGCCGCCCGTACGACCCGCTCCGCCCGCTCCGCCCGGTGCGCCGCCCGGTGCGCCGCCGGGTGCGACACCGCCGGGGCCCGTCGTGCCCGCGCGGCCCGTGACCGGCGCCGGGCTCGCGCGAAGGCTGCCCGGCGGGGGCGTGGCCGGCTCCTCGTACGACGCGGCGCCGCGCTCGCGGTCGGCGACCAGGGCGAGGGCGCGCCGCCCGGCGACCGTGCCGCGCTTGTCGGCGAGGGCGCCGCGCATGGCTATGGACGCCTCCAGCTCGGCGCGCGCCCGGTCGAGATTGCCCCTGCACAGGGCGAGAACGCCCAACTCGTGGTGGAAGTACGCCTCTTCGGCGACCTCACCGGCGAGCCGCGCGGCGGCCTGGCCGGAGCGCAGCGCCCGCTCCCAGGCGCCCCAGTGCAGCGCGGCGGCGAGGGCGGGCGCCGCGCTGCGGGCCAGCAGGACGGCGGCGCTGGCGTGCCCGGCCTCCTGGCTGGAGGCGAGGACGTGGAGTGCGGCGAGTACGGCGTCGGCCTCGGCGGCGACCCGCTCGGGCGCGACGGAGGGGTGACCGGCCCACCAGGCGTAGTGCTGGGCGGCGGTGTGGGCGCGGCCCAGGGCGCCCTCGTCGTAGCCGTGCTCGGCCAGCTGCTCGATGACACCGGCCGCCAGGCGGTGGCGGGGGCCGACGGGGGTGAGCAGCCCGCAGCGCACGAGCTCGCCGAGCGCGGCGTCGGCGTGGGTGTCGCCCACGAGGGCCGGGAGATGCGCCTGGTGGGGGACCTCGCCGCCGAGGGCGACGGCGAAGCGGAGCGTGTCGCGGGCGGCCTCGGAGAGCCGGGAGGCGAGTAGCGCGGCGGGCGCGGCGGCCTCACCGAGGCTCGGCAGGGGAGCGTCGCGGACGTCGGTGAAGACGCTGTCGTCCGGGTCCGTGTCGTCGCCCGCCGGTGCGGGGGCGCGCAGGACGTCGCGCTGCCGCAGCAGGGCACCGGCCTGGACGAAGCGGAGGGGCAGGCCCTCGGACTCGAACCAGAGGTCGCCCGCCCAGTTCGCCTCGTCGTCGGTGAGTGCCCGGTCGACGGCGTGCTCGAGGAGTTCGAGGGTGGTGGAGCGGTCGAGGCCGGTGAGGACCACCTCGTCCACGGACGCGTCCGGGGAGGGCGCGGGGGTGGCGGGCGTCGCGGCGAGGAGGAAGGCGCACTCGGGGGCCGCGTCGAGCAGCTCGTCCAGGGCCGCGCCGCCGAACTCCAGGTCGTCCACGACGACGACGGCGCCGATCTCGCGGATGTGGGCGAGCAGTCCGGCGCGGTCGGGGCGGTGGCCGGGCGCGTGGTGGACGGCGGCGAACAGCTCGTACAGCACCTCGCCGACGGTGCGGCGGTGACCGGAGAGGCGGATGACGCCGTCGGGCGCGAGGTCGGCGCAGCCGGCGGCGACCGCGTCGAGGAGTCGGGTGCGGCCGGAACCGGCGGGCCCGGTGAGGCGTACGGAACGGCCGCGGGAGAGGCTCTGGACGAGCCGTTCGCGCTCCTCGGCGCGCTGGAGCAGCGGCGGGTGCGGCGCCGCCGGCCCGGTGGGCACGGGCGGGGCGGCGGCGCGGTCGCGTTCGGCGCGCTGCCCGGGGGTGCGGCGGACCGGCGGCTCGGGCTGGCGGCCGGGCGGGCAGGGTTCGATCTCGCTGCCGTCGACGGGGTTGACGGTGAGGAGGAAGTCCCCGGCGACGAGCTGGGCGGTGCGGGCGGGGGCGGGGGTCTTGCCCGCGCCGACCGGGGCGGGCAGGTCGTCCCGGGAGGCGCGGGAGCCAGCGGCGTCGCCGCTCCTGTGGGCGGCGCCGTCGCCGTCGTGGCCGGGGTCGTCCGGCTGCGGGTTCATCGGGTCCATGGTGAAAGCCCCCAAAAGCGTGGTGCGGCGAAGCCCCTCCCGGCCGATCTGCACGCGCGTGTCGCTTCTGGTCCGGTGCCCGCCGTGTGGGTCCGTCGTGGGCAGACGTCCAAGACCCTAGACGCTCCCCGGGTGGGGGGAAACAGCCGGGGTACCGGCCGCCCCAGACGTCACGGTCTTGTGAGTATGGGTGGCTGGAACCGCCTGGGGCGTTTTGCCACCGCATGTACGGCACGCCCGCGCCGCCCGCCCACAAGGCCCCCACGAATCACCCGCAGGACACCCGCACAAGCCACCCGTACGCCACACGCCCGGGACCGGCACGCCACGCCCGTCCGACCCCCGCGCACCCCGCTCGCATGCGTCGCCGCCCGTACAAGACGGCCGGGCCGGCGGGCACGTACGAAGCACCCACCGGCCCGGCCCGCCGTAGCACCGCCGGAGCCGCCGTCCACCACCTCGGGCGGGAACGGCTCGGGGTCGCTCAGACGCGGGGCAGGGACTCCGCGGCGAGGCCGCCCTCGATGGCGAGGATGCGGTGGAGCCGCGTCGCCACGAGGAGGCGCTGCATCTGGGGCGGTACACCGCGCAGGACCAGACGGCGGCCGCAGCGTCCCGCGCGGCGGTGTGCGCCCATGATGACCCCGAGCCCCGTGGCGTCCCAGGAGTCGAGACCCGTCAGGTCGAGCACGAGGTCCCCGGCTCCGTCGTCCACCGCGGAGTGCAGGATCGTACGGGCGTCCGCCGCGCTGCGGACGTCGAGGCGGCCCCCGACGACCAGCTCGGTGTGGTCGCCCCTGATGTGCATATGCGCTCCCCGAGAGTGCTGTTCGTGTTCTGCCACGTCTTTCTGTTGCAACAAGTGACTGCCGCATCACCTGAGCAGTTGCGTGTTGTAAGCGAACCGATACCAAATTCACCCCGGAGGGTGAGGCCGGTTTGGTGTGGAGGGCTCAGTGCTTGTAGAAGCCCTGCCCGCTCTTGCGTCCGATGTCACCGGCGTCCACCATCCGGCGCATCAGCTCCGGCGGCGCGAACTTCTCGTCCTGGGACTCGGTGTAGATGTTGCTGGTGGCGTGGAGCAGGATGTCGACGCCCGTCAGGTCGGCGGTGGCCAGCGGACCCATGGCGTGACCGAAGCCCAGCTTGCAGGCGATGTCGATGTCCTCGGCGGACGCGACGCCCGACTCGTACAGCTTCGCCGCCTCGACGACCAGCGCCGAGATGAGGCGGGTGGTGACGAACCCGGCGACGTCGCGGTTGACGACGATGCAGGTCTTGCCGACCGACTCGGCGAACTCGCGGGCGGTGGCGAGGGTTTCGTCGCTCGTCTTGTAGCCGCGGACGAGCTCGCACAGCTGCATCATGGGGACGGGCGAGAAGAAGTGCGTGCCGACGACGCGCTCGGGGCGCTCGGTGACCGCCGCGATCTTGGTGATCGGGATGGCGGACGTGTTGGAGGCGAGGACCGCGTCGTCCCGGACGAGCTTGTCGAGGGCGCGGAAGATCTCGTGCTTGACCTCGAGCTTCTCGAAGACGGCCTCGACCACGATGTCGGCGTCCGCGACGGCGTCCAGGTCGGTGGTCGCGGTGATGCGGCCCAGGGCGGCCTCGGCGTCGGCGGCGTCGAGCTTGCCCTTGGAGACGAATTTGTCGTACGACGCCTTGATGCCGTCCGTACCGCGCGTGAGGGCGGCGTCAGTGACGTCGCGCAGCACGACGTCCCAACCGGCCTGGGCCGAGACCTGCGCGATGCCCGACCCCATGAGTCCGGCGCCGATGACGGCGAGCTTCCTGGCCACGATCATTCCCCTTCACACGCGTCCGCTTTTCGGTTCTCCGGCGGGAGGTTACTGCCCGGGAGGGTCCCTGTGGCGATGAAGAGATGCGCGTCACGTCTCAGATGACGGACATCACATCGGGACGCCGCGTCAGGTGAGCCGCGCGCCATGTCCGAGGGGAGTACGGGCCTTCCGGCGCGCCGTTACCTCACTAGGCTGGCCGTATGGTCAATCTGACGCGCATCTACACCCGCACCGGCGACAAGGGCACCACGGCGCTCGGCGACATGAGCCGTACCGCCAAGACGGATCTCCGGATCGCGGCGTACGCCGACGCCAACGAGGCGAACGCCGTGATCGGGACCGCCATCGCCCTCGGCGAGCTGCCCGAGGAGGTCGTCAAGGTGCTCGTACGGGTGCAGAACGACCTGTTCGACGTGGGCGCGGACCTGGCGACCCCCGTGGTGGAGAACCCGGAGTACCCGCCGCTGCGGGTCGAGCAGCCGTACATCGACAAGCTGGAGGCGGACTGCGACCGGTTCCTGGAGGACCTGGAGAAGCTGCGCTCCTTCATCCTGCCGGGCGGCACGCCGGGCGCGGCGCTGCTGCACCAGGCGTGCACGGTGGTCCGCCGCGCGGAGCGTTCGACGTGGGCCGCGCTGGAGGTGCACGGCGAGACGATGAACGCCCTGACGGCCACGTACCTCAACCGGCTGTCCGACCTGCTGTTCATCCTGGCCAGGACGGCGAACAAGGAGGTCGGCGACGTGCTGTGGGTGCCCGGCGGGAAGCGCTGAGGCCACCGCGCGCCCGGCCGGGGGTCCGGGGGTTGCCCCCGGGACAGCACAGCATCCTGGCCAGGACGGCGAACAAGGAGGTCGGCGACGTGCTGTGGGTGCCCGGCGGGGAGCGCTGAGCCACCCAGCGCCCGGCCGGGGGTGCACGGGGAGCGCCGAGGCCGCCGGGGCGGGGCTCAGGCTTGGGTGCCCGCCGGGGTGCGCTCGTCCTTGGCGGCGGGCTCCTTCGGGGGCTTCTTCGGCCAGATCGCGTACGACGCGGCGATCACGCCGTGGATGGCCACCGCCCGCCACGCCCCGCCCATCCAGCTCTCCAGCGACCCCACGCGGCTCGGGTCGTCCACGTACCAGATCGCGGCCTGGAGCAGGACGGTCGCGACGACCGCGCCGAGCAAGGTGCCGAGCCACACGCGGCCCTCGTGGCGGGCGCGGGCCAGGCCGTAGCGGGGCGGGCCGGCCGGGCGGGGCGCGCCGCCGAAGCGGTGCGCGGCGTGCCCGTCCAGCCACTTCACGGTCCGGTGCCCGTGGCCGACCGTGTAGCCGATGTACAGCGCCGCCAGGCCGTGCGTCCAGTTCGGCTCGGCGCCGCCGCGCAGATCGACGGCGGTCGCCACGAGCAGGACGACCTCCAGCAGCGGCTCGCACAGCAGCAGCGCCGCGCCCGTACGCGGCATCTTCAGCAGGTACCGGGTGGCGAGGCCCGCCGCCAGCAGCACCCAGAAGCCGACTTCGCAGATCACGATCAAGGTGACGACCATGCCTTCAAGCCTGTCGCCCTCGCGCGCCCGGGGCGTCGTCGCCGATGACGAATCCGCTCTGCATCCTTCGATGTAGTCGAGGCTCCGTCCGCACGGGGAGGCGACCGGGGCGCGGGGCCGTGTTGGATGGGACCGTGACACTCCCCCGCCCCCACCGCAGCGACGTCTTCCTGGCCTCCACCGGCTTCGTCGGCGGCCTGGTGCTGTGGTCGCTCGGCGTGTTCAACCAGGGTGCGAAACACGCCATCGTCGACACGACGTGGGTCGTCCTGCTGCCGCTGGCGGTGATGACGGCCCTGGAGTTCCTGCGGCGGACCATGCCGCGCACGGTGCTGCTGGCCGGGACGGTCGCGGTCGTCGCGGACCAGTTCACGCGCGGCAGCCTGGCGACGCTCCTGATGTTCACGGACCTCGTGTACGCGGCGGTGGTGTACGGCCCGCCCGCCTCCGCCCGGCGGATCCCGGTCGTCACGGGGTCGATCACCGTCGTCGTCGCGATCGCCACGCTGGCCTGGTACCGGGAGCCGTGGGCGCTGCTGCTCGGCATCATGACCGGCATGGTGTCGTTCGTGCCGGCCACCACGGGGGCGGTCGTCCGCAACCACCGGGAGGCCGCCGACGCGGCCCGGCTGCGGGCCGAGCAGACGGCGCTGCTGGCCGAGATGGACCGCAGGGAGGCGGTGGTCGCGGAGCGGTCCCGGATGGCGCGGG
This genomic window from Streptomyces thermolilacinus SPC6 contains:
- a CDS encoding LLM class flavin-dependent oxidoreductase; this translates as MRVGTFVLAAQFPGQGHSEALHRAVRSAEVAEEAGLDAVWLAEHHFVPYGVCPSAITLAALLLGRTRRIRVGTAVSVLPTAHPVALGEQASLLHITSGGRFTLGVGRGGPWVDLEVFAAGLKAYERHFPESLDVLLRWLRQDRVGADGERHRFREVPVVPRPDELIDGSSAPETILACTSARSVRLAAAHGLPMLLGMHCGDDDKAEMTALWRSEALAAGHTPDEVARIAERHVSAGVVQLADHTQDAVETLLKALPGWLRHGLDAHVTVDGRPRAMRDPYAYTELLCRLHPVGTPRLAADRLAATAERTGIRRFALLAEGSGQLAATEENVRRLGAEVLPLLR
- a CDS encoding SCO5389 family protein, producing MSLDVSPALLEQAERGEVDEEAFVDCVRTSLPFAWEMIDSLVARLRADGGAFADNQTPPPDEQARGQLLRALASDAIRGALERHFGVRLAFQNCHRVAVFPLDPAADERLARFTSVRAQLLNQSPVLRDC
- the nucS gene encoding endonuclease NucS, which encodes MRLVIARCSVDYAGRLTAHLPSAPRLILVKADGSVSIHADDRAYKPLNWMSPPCTLKEGEGDSSGVWTVVNKAGEKLIITMEEILHDSSHELGVDPGLIKDGVEAHLQELLADRIETLGEGYTLIRREYPTAIGPVDILCRNGEGGTVAVEIKRRGEIDGVEQLTRYLELLNRDPHLAPVKGVFAAQEIKPQARVLATDRGIDCVVLDYDALRGIEDDKLRLF
- a CDS encoding ATP-binding protein — protein: MDPMNPQPDDPGHDGDGAAHRSGDAAGSRASRDDLPAPVGAGKTPAPARTAQLVAGDFLLTVNPVDGSEIEPCPPGRQPEPPVRRTPGQRAERDRAAAPPVPTGPAAPHPPLLQRAEERERLVQSLSRGRSVRLTGPAGSGRTRLLDAVAAGCADLAPDGVIRLSGHRRTVGEVLYELFAAVHHAPGHRPDRAGLLAHIREIGAVVVVDDLEFGGAALDELLDAAPECAFLLAATPATPAPSPDASVDEVVLTGLDRSTTLELLEHAVDRALTDDEANWAGDLWFESEGLPLRFVQAGALLRQRDVLRAPAPAGDDTDPDDSVFTDVRDAPLPSLGEAAAPAALLASRLSEAARDTLRFAVALGGEVPHQAHLPALVGDTHADAALGELVRCGLLTPVGPRHRLAAGVIEQLAEHGYDEGALGRAHTAAQHYAWWAGHPSVAPERVAAEADAVLAALHVLASSQEAGHASAAVLLARSAAPALAAALHWGAWERALRSGQAAARLAGEVAEEAYFHHELGVLALCRGNLDRARAELEASIAMRGALADKRGTVAGRRALALVADRERGAASYEEPATPPPGSLRASPAPVTGRAGTTGPGGVAPGGAPGGAPGGAGGAGRTGGSGTGPGAAGGLGAGTGLGAGTGAGTGPGGPAFGASTPGGTAFGASTPGGSSSGADSDTGSGAYGSTAGTGSRTGSATGPGTGTGTGFGTGTALGLGATAGAGAGSPSSSAAADFDRTYGASGAGAGGGKYAYPQAERPAHKGLRGLMLSGARRNLVAAGAGAVLAAVLGTVVTIGATSGDGDPGPTGDRVVTEHSTDADGTGGGFGDETPDEDGATGTSGGGTGDPGSEPTGDGSSSSREPGTTGSSGSTGGDDPSDPAADPSTADDDDTTSGTTTSGGGSASTGGSTSTGGTTTSPSTTGSPSSGGSSSPDPSGSTSTSPSPSDTAPPTPPTEDPATTGGGAGGTSGTSSGGDDSSGGSSATASDVVMPSGAPQPSGTVA
- a CDS encoding STAS domain-containing protein, whose translation is MHIRGDHTELVVGGRLDVRSAADARTILHSAVDDGAGDLVLDLTGLDSWDATGLGVIMGAHRRAGRCGRRLVLRGVPPQMQRLLVATRLHRILAIEGGLAAESLPRV
- a CDS encoding 3-hydroxyacyl-CoA dehydrogenase family protein, with amino-acid sequence MARKLAVIGAGLMGSGIAQVSAQAGWDVVLRDVTDAALTRGTDGIKASYDKFVSKGKLDAADAEAALGRITATTDLDAVADADIVVEAVFEKLEVKHEIFRALDKLVRDDAVLASNTSAIPITKIAAVTERPERVVGTHFFSPVPMMQLCELVRGYKTSDETLATAREFAESVGKTCIVVNRDVAGFVTTRLISALVVEAAKLYESGVASAEDIDIACKLGFGHAMGPLATADLTGVDILLHATSNIYTESQDEKFAPPELMRRMVDAGDIGRKSGQGFYKH
- a CDS encoding cob(I)yrinic acid a,c-diamide adenosyltransferase; this encodes MVNLTRIYTRTGDKGTTALGDMSRTAKTDLRIAAYADANEANAVIGTAIALGELPEEVVKVLVRVQNDLFDVGADLATPVVENPEYPPLRVEQPYIDKLEADCDRFLEDLEKLRSFILPGGTPGAALLHQACTVVRRAERSTWAALEVHGETMNALTATYLNRLSDLLFILARTANKEVGDVLWVPGGKR